The following are encoded in a window of Candida dubliniensis CD36 chromosome 4, complete sequence genomic DNA:
- a CDS encoding uncharacterized membrane protein YML131W homologue, putative: protein MSAPKVATQVFLKTCPSGFIQTKVNEDDSTFEIKEVPIPELKEGQVLAKVLYLSNDPTQRTWLRKAGDNSPSYLPPVHEGTPMASLGLAEIVESKSDKYQKGDIASGRIYWADYAVVPDAVFFNKIDKSLGLPLEFYLSILGMTTLTAFFGLTEVAKLKKYLGGPKEGEKGPVVCVSAASGATGSSVVQIAKHLLGASKVIGISGSDEKCKWVESLGADLCVNYKNPEWQNQVSDYLAKDNEGIDVYFDCVGGEILSFILTKINKFGHVAACGAISGYNDNKAFAVTTWPYIITNSLSVNGFIVGNFAAQFPEAIKILGAAVKEGKIKAQGAYHVEKLSGDEPAKRLADIPRIWNMLFEDNKPNGKLLIKVD, encoded by the coding sequence ATGTCTGCTCCTAAAGTTGCTACTCAAGTTTTCTTGAAAACCTGTCCATCTGGTTTCATTCAAACTAAAGTTAATGAAGACGACTCCacttttgaaatcaaagaagTCCCAATTCCAGAATTAAAAGAAGGTCAGGTTTTAGCTAAAGTGTTATACTTGTCTAATGATCCAACCCAAAGAACTTGGTTAAGAAAAGCAGGTGACAATTCTCCAAGTTATTTGCCACCAGTCCACGAAGGCACCCCAATGGCTTCATTGGGTTTAGctgaaattgttgaatccAAGTCAGACAAATACCAAAAAGGTGACATTGCCAGTGGTAGAATTTACTGGGCCGATTATGCTGTTGTTCCAGATGCTgttttcttcaacaaaattGACAAGAGTTTGGGATTGCCTTTGGAATTCTATTTGTCTATTTTAGGTATGACTACGTTGACTGCATTCTTTGGTTTGACCGAAGTTGctaaattaaagaaatacTTGGGCGGTCCAAAAGAAGGTGAAAAAGGTCCAGTTGTATGTGTATCTGCTGCATCTGGAGCCACTGGATCGTCTGTTGTTCAAATTGCCAAACACTTGTTGGGTGCTTCTAAAGTGATTGGTATTTCTGGTTCAGATGAAAAATGTAAATGGGTTGAAAGCTTAGGTGCTGATTTGTGTGtcaattacaaaaatcCAGAATGGCAAAATCAAGTCAGTGATTACTTGGCCAAAGACAACGAAGGAATTGATGTTTACTTTGATTGTGTTGGTGGGGAAATTTTGAGTTTTATTTTGACAAAGATCAACAAGTTTGGTCATGTTGCTGCCTGTGGTGCTATCTCGGGTTACAATGACAATAAAGCTTTTGCTGTCACCACCTGGCCATACATCATTACCAACTCCTTGAGTGTCAATGGTTTCATTGTTGGTAACTTTGCTGCTCAATTCCCAGAAGCTATCAAGATTCTTGGTGCTGCTGTTAAAGAAGGTAAAATCAAAGCTCAAGGTGCTTACCATGTTGAAAAGTTATCTGGTGATGAACCAGCAAAACGTTTAGCTGATATTCCAAGAATTTGGAACATGTTGTTTGAGGATAACAAGCCAAATGGTAAATTGCTTATTAAGGTTGATTAG
- a CDS encoding rRNA methyltransferase NOP1 (Similar to S. cerevisiae NOP1;~In S. cerevisiae: nucleolar protein, component of the small subunit processome complex, which is required for processing of pre-18S rRNA) translates to MAFGAPRGRGGPARGGRGGFGGGRGGRGGARGGGRGGARGGGRGGARGGARGGRGGARGGRGGARGGARGGAKVIIEPHRHAGVFIARGKEDLLVTKNIAPGESVYGEKRISVEEPAKEEGAAPTKIEYRVWNPFRSKLAAGIMGGIDELGIAPGKKVLYLGAASGTSVSHVADVVGPEGLVYAVEFSHRPGRELIGMAKKRPNVIPIIDDARHPQKYRMLIGMVDCVFADVAQPDQARIIALNSHLFLKDGGLVVISIKANCIDSTVDAETVFAREVQKLREERIKPLEQLTLEPYERDHCIVVGRYMRSGIKK, encoded by the coding sequence ATGGCATTCGGCGCTCCAAGAGGTAGAGGCGGTCCAGCAAGAGGTGGCCGTGGTGGTTTCGGTGGCGGAAGAGGTGGCAGAGGTGGTGCCCGTGGTGGTGGAAGAGGTGGTGCTCGTGGAGGTGGAAGAGGCGGTGCCAGAGGTGGTGCCAGAGGTGGAAGAGGCGGTGCTCGTGGAGGCAGAGGTGGTGCCAGAGGTGGTGCTCGTGGAGGTGCCAAAGTCATCATTGAACCACATAGACATGCTGGTGTTTTCATTGCCAGAGGCAAAGAAGATTTGTTAGTTACCAAGAACATTGCCCCAGGTGAATCAGTGTACggagaaaaaagaatttctGTTGAAGAGCCAGCTAAAGAAGAAGGTGCTGCTCCAACCAAGATTGAATACCGTGTGTGGAATCCATTCAGATCCAAGTTGGCTGCCGGTATTATGGGTGGTATCGATGAATTGGGTATTGCACCAGGTAAAAAAGTTTTATATTTGGGTGCTGCTTCTGGTACTTCTGTTTCCCACGTTGCTGATGTTGTCGGTCCAGAAGGTTTGGTATATGCTGTTGAATTCTCTCATCGTCCAGGTAGAGAATTAATTGGTATGGCCAAAAAGAGACCAAATGTTATTCCAATCATAGATGATGCTAGACATCCACAAAAATACAGAATGTTGATTGGTATGGTCGATTGTGTCTTTGCTGATGTTGCCCAACCAGATCAAGCTAGAATTATTGCATTAAACTCCCATTTGTTCTTAAAAGACGGTGGTTTGGTTGTCATTTCCATCAAGGCCAACTGTATTGATTCTACTGTTGATGCAGAAACTGTTTTTGCTAGAGAAGTCCAAAAATTGAGagaagaaagaattaaacCATTGGAACAGTTGACTTTGGAACCTTATGAAAGAGACCATTGTATTGTCGTTGGTAGATACATGAGAAGCGGTATAAAGAAATAG